One part of the [Synechococcus] sp. NIES-970 genome encodes these proteins:
- a CDS encoding putative ATPase of AAA+ Class, producing the protein MVPPHTISTRLLYPQIASLLIFQGVLTDPVGQAFLALLDSLYSDQAAQSSGSTASIQCLQRYAQWFHALAIADVSWQDWLVGRILQDENPFSRQAQVKSVENMSPALKEAVRQDLGILHQVYLCDPETICYWVSVATQVATPLTPWRRSPETDAFLHSHAAWPDSLEQLAGHYHRHGAGLLSQYGAFRWTENTLRPVADPEYLPLEDIVGYTEQKTALTRNTEALLAGLPALNVLLYGSRGSGKSSLVKALLGAYQDQGLRLIEVDKTGLRDLPQIVETLRHQPQKFIIFVDDLSFEEDDEVFKSLKVVLEGSIRAKAANVVVYATSNRRHLVREFFEERPRPSEAAEIHQWDTVQEKLSFSDRFGLTLTFAPANQSTYLEIVHHLAQRARLNLDSADLEFQAKQWATRHNGRSGRTARQFIDFLIAEQALG; encoded by the coding sequence ATGGTTCCTCCCCACACAATTTCGACACGGCTCCTCTATCCGCAAATTGCCTCTTTGTTGATTTTTCAGGGGGTCTTGACAGATCCTGTCGGTCAGGCTTTTTTGGCACTTTTAGATAGCTTGTATTCAGACCAGGCGGCGCAGTCTTCGGGTTCAACGGCCAGTATTCAATGTTTGCAGCGTTATGCCCAATGGTTCCATGCCTTAGCGATCGCCGATGTGAGCTGGCAAGATTGGCTCGTGGGGCGCATTCTCCAAGACGAAAACCCCTTCAGCCGTCAGGCCCAAGTGAAATCAGTCGAAAACATGAGCCCAGCTCTCAAGGAAGCCGTGCGGCAAGACCTGGGGATTTTGCACCAGGTTTATCTCTGTGATCCAGAAACAATCTGTTATTGGGTCTCTGTGGCAACCCAAGTGGCAACCCCCTTGACTCCCTGGCGGCGATCGCCTGAAACAGATGCGTTTCTCCATTCCCATGCAGCCTGGCCCGATTCCCTAGAACAGTTGGCTGGCCACTACCATCGCCATGGAGCAGGTTTACTGAGTCAATATGGTGCATTTCGCTGGACAGAAAATACCCTCCGACCCGTGGCCGATCCAGAATATTTGCCCCTAGAAGATATTGTGGGGTACACCGAGCAAAAAACCGCTCTCACGCGTAATACAGAGGCATTATTAGCTGGATTGCCAGCGTTAAACGTACTGCTCTATGGTAGTCGTGGCTCGGGTAAGTCGTCCTTGGTCAAAGCACTCTTGGGGGCTTACCAAGATCAAGGGTTGCGGCTTATCGAGGTGGATAAGACGGGTTTGCGAGATTTGCCCCAGATTGTTGAAACCCTGCGACACCAACCGCAAAAATTCATCATTTTTGTGGATGATCTCTCCTTTGAAGAAGATGACGAAGTTTTTAAGTCGCTCAAAGTGGTACTAGAGGGAAGTATCCGTGCCAAAGCAGCGAATGTGGTCGTTTATGCAACCTCGAATCGCCGCCATCTGGTGCGGGAATTTTTTGAGGAGCGGCCCCGCCCCAGCGAAGCGGCAGAAATCCACCAGTGGGATACGGTCCAGGAAAAATTGTCCTTTAGCGATCGCTTTGGCCTGACCTTAACTTTTGCCCCGGCCAACCAGAGCACCTATTTAGAGATCGTCCATCACCTCGCCCAACGGGCTCGTTTAAACTTAGATTCGGCGGATCTAGAGTTTCAGGCGAAACAATGGGCTACCCGTCACAATGGACGCTCTGGACGAACAGCGCGGCAGTTTATTGATTTTCTCATTGCTGAGCAAGCCTTGGGCTAG
- the ppa gene encoding inorganic pyrophosphatase: MDLSRIPAQPKPGLINVLVEIPGGSKNKYEFDKDMNAFALDRVLFSSVKYPYDYGFVPNTLADDGDPLDGMVIMDEPTFPGCVIAARPIGMLEMIDGGDRDEKILCVPAEDPRYQDIKSIKQISQHRLDEIAEFFASYKNLEKKEVQILGWKDIDAVAPLVDECIKAYK, translated from the coding sequence GTGGATTTATCCCGTATCCCTGCCCAACCGAAACCCGGTTTGATCAACGTTTTGGTCGAAATTCCCGGCGGCAGCAAAAACAAGTATGAATTCGACAAGGACATGAATGCCTTTGCCCTTGACCGCGTTCTATTTTCTTCGGTGAAATATCCCTACGACTACGGCTTTGTGCCCAATACCCTCGCCGATGATGGTGATCCCCTCGATGGTATGGTGATCATGGATGAGCCTACCTTCCCTGGTTGTGTCATCGCAGCGCGGCCTATTGGCATGTTAGAGATGATCGACGGTGGCGACCGCGACGAAAAAATCCTCTGCGTCCCTGCCGAAGATCCCCGTTATCAAGACATCAAATCGATCAAGCAAATTTCCCAGCACCGACTCGACGAAATTGCCGAATTCTTTGCCTCTTACAAAAATCTTGAGAAAAAAGAAGTACAAATTCTCGGCTGGAAGGACATCGATGCTGTCGCTCCCCTTGTGGATGAGTGCATCAAAGCTTATAAATAA
- a CDS encoding transcriptional regulator, TetR family domain protein: MFQQRSPKTGLAENCAEDQPRDRILKAALQLFAQKGYEKTTTKELAEKAKVAEGTLFRHFSNKKSILVEVATLGWMDLLTDFLTEMSEMGSCKAIAQVMRHRMLNMHKNKNLLKVCFIEAQAHPELKDTIQAEVIDKMTGIAEAFFESAMEKGIYRKMNPHIVAQVFLGMFAIAGFSDTTIAEPNASPESLREMAEGIADIFLNGVLA; encoded by the coding sequence ATGTTTCAGCAGCGATCGCCAAAGACGGGGTTAGCGGAAAACTGTGCAGAAGACCAGCCCCGGGATCGGATTTTGAAAGCCGCCCTCCAGTTGTTCGCCCAAAAAGGTTACGAAAAGACCACCACAAAAGAATTGGCAGAAAAAGCGAAGGTGGCTGAGGGAACTTTGTTTCGGCATTTCAGTAACAAAAAGAGCATCTTGGTGGAAGTGGCAACCCTTGGTTGGATGGATTTGCTCACGGATTTTTTAACGGAAATGAGTGAAATGGGGAGCTGCAAGGCGATCGCCCAGGTGATGCGCCACCGGATGCTAAACATGCACAAAAATAAGAACTTGCTCAAAGTTTGTTTCATTGAAGCCCAAGCCCACCCAGAACTCAAAGATACTATCCAGGCAGAAGTGATCGATAAAATGACCGGCATTGCCGAAGCCTTTTTCGAGTCGGCCATGGAAAAAGGGATCTACCGAAAAATGAATCCCCACATTGTCGCCCAGGTGTTTTTGGGAATGTTTGCGATCGCCGGATTTTCTGACACAACCATCGCCGAGCCCAATGCTTCCCCAGAATCTTTGCGGGAGATGGCCGAAGGGATTGCTGATATTTTTCTAAACGGCGTTTTAGCCTAA
- a CDS encoding hypothetical protein (conserved hypothetical protein) codes for MENTAEYFCAYCGESSITFVDLSGGFSQSYIEDCQVCCRPNRLFITVDEETLEVSIDTDVTY; via the coding sequence ATGGAAAATACTGCAGAATATTTTTGTGCTTATTGTGGGGAAAGCAGCATTACCTTTGTGGATCTCAGTGGCGGTTTTTCCCAAAGTTATATCGAAGATTGTCAGGTTTGCTGTCGCCCCAATCGTTTGTTTATCACCGTTGATGAAGAGACCTTAGAGGTAAGTATAGATACTGATGTGACCTATTAA
- a CDS encoding transcriptional regulator, Crp/Fnr family produces the protein MDFRGKVNYSFLRNQVIPCDSPDIWQVERGVVQLRSYTPEGTLTVLGWLQRGNFWGSFATRLDSIEAIALIDSSLVRYSPEVVKHSFACQQEILQQTLQRLRQTEYLLAIAGLKRIEDRLIALLLLLKEEMGLPGATMTRLRYRFTHQHLADTIGTTRVTVTRLFREFQDQGWLQLDGDRHILIPNDLEGDRLAFQKL, from the coding sequence ATGGATTTCAGGGGAAAAGTAAATTATTCTTTTCTGCGCAATCAAGTCATTCCCTGTGATTCTCCAGATATCTGGCAAGTGGAGCGGGGCGTCGTGCAACTCCGCAGCTATACTCCTGAAGGTACGCTCACTGTATTGGGCTGGCTCCAACGGGGGAACTTTTGGGGGTCATTTGCAACCAGGTTAGACAGTATTGAGGCGATCGCCCTAATTGATAGTAGTTTGGTTCGATATTCCCCCGAAGTTGTGAAACATTCTTTTGCCTGCCAGCAGGAAATCCTCCAGCAGACTCTCCAGCGTCTGCGCCAGACAGAATATTTGTTGGCGATCGCTGGTCTCAAGCGCATTGAAGACCGCCTCATTGCCTTATTGTTGCTGCTCAAGGAGGAGATGGGTCTCCCAGGAGCGACGATGACGAGGCTCCGCTATCGATTTACCCACCAGCACCTCGCCGATACCATTGGGACAACCCGTGTCACTGTTACCCGCTTATTTAGAGAATTTCAAGACCAGGGCTGGCTCCAGCTCGACGGCGATCGCCACATCTTAATTCCCAATGACCTAGAAGGCGATCGCCTCGCCTTTCAAAAATTGTGA
- a CDS encoding lipoprotein, putative — protein sequence MYIKRFLLVAIASVMSVGFLGACGSETTAPVEDTTTEEVPVDGEATEEAPIESEPTEEVPVDGEATEEAPIEGEATEEVPAEGEAVEGETTEEAPAEGEEETAN from the coding sequence ATGTACATCAAACGTTTTCTTTTAGTAGCGATCGCCTCCGTAATGAGTGTTGGCTTCCTTGGTGCTTGTGGCTCTGAGACCACTGCCCCTGTTGAAGACACCACCACAGAGGAAGTTCCCGTTGACGGTGAAGCGACCGAAGAAGCTCCCATCGAAAGCGAACCCACAGAGGAAGTTCCCGTTGACGGTGAAGCGACTGAAGAAGCTCCCATTGAAGGCGAGGCGACTGAAGAAGTTCCCGCTGAAGGTGAAGCAGTTGAAGGCGAAACGACCGAAGAAGCTCCTGCTGAAGGTGAAGAAGAAACCGCTAACTAA
- a CDS encoding 5-formyltetrahydrofolate cyclo-ligase subfamily protein, whose amino-acid sequence MGMDPKKQLRQTFKQRRRSLSESAWQGASQAICHNLCTSDLWPKATTVLSYLSHHREPCLNALFQETKVWGLPRCVGQDLAWHRYQTGDRLISGKFGIREPDPASPLIDLAHIDLVLVPALACSEKGDRLGYGAGFYDRFFASLERPVITVGIVLASCFVPTLPRDPWDVPLDYVCTETGFFKISE is encoded by the coding sequence ATGGGCATGGATCCGAAAAAACAATTGCGACAAACCTTTAAACAGCGGCGGCGATCGCTAAGTGAATCGGCTTGGCAAGGGGCAAGTCAGGCCATCTGCCATAATCTCTGCACCTCAGACCTCTGGCCAAAGGCGACTACTGTTTTAAGTTATCTGTCCCACCATCGGGAGCCCTGTTTAAACGCCCTATTTCAGGAGACAAAGGTTTGGGGATTACCACGCTGTGTCGGTCAGGATCTGGCTTGGCACCGTTACCAAACGGGCGATCGCCTAATCTCGGGCAAATTTGGTATCCGGGAACCAGACCCCGCTTCCCCGCTAATTGATCTGGCGCACATTGACTTGGTACTGGTGCCAGCCCTAGCCTGTAGTGAAAAGGGCGATCGCCTGGGCTACGGCGCCGGTTTCTATGACCGTTTTTTCGCTAGTTTGGAGCGTCCAGTCATAACCGTGGGCATTGTCCTAGCCTCCTGTTTCGTGCCGACGCTTCCCCGTGACCCCTGGGATGTGCCCCTAGATTATGTTTGTACCGAAACAGGGTTTTTCAAAATTTCTGAGTGA
- a CDS encoding Rad3-related DNA helicase has translation MMEAQVHQILVAIARDQQNTPWPHHLTLARLVARGLRLGRSTLIQTRTGIEDYALSYLTPALLAAKPVVIVVPPLLLDWLARQEIPRLQRLLTTDRSIQILDGNEPADLGPGITLMTPPQWFAAMTGDRPLPAVTTILNPADELWRWAQDFYCRQLHLADWEALTETNPSQREFIQRQYDQLKTALLRRSPNPYHCYPLDLNNQDNLTACLGLPQLPSPWHTFRETWRQVENAPFCWAQLNRQNGQFLLQVAPQNLVPLLAPLWQRQPTIFIGGFLEAERQAPSFSAQMGFEPEQLTYVDFAPPRQQHQVRVYLPEKRLPLPNTPEFQGALLAQLRHLIRSHLHQNRPIVLLINDVPLQAQMGAALAAEFGSRVKVEVPDPQADSILICGWAFWRSLTDPLFYGQTIHFPLPQLLAIATLPLPSPENPLVAARVAQYKQKRQDWFRLYLLPTALQALQRATYPLHQEQSMIAILDNRINHRAYGKQILNALQPCSVCNYLEPDWLQP, from the coding sequence ATGATGGAAGCTCAGGTTCACCAAATCCTTGTGGCGATCGCCCGTGATCAGCAGAATACCCCCTGGCCCCATCACCTCACCCTGGCGCGGCTGGTGGCCCGGGGCCTCCGGTTGGGTCGTTCAACCCTGATTCAAACGCGGACCGGCATCGAAGACTATGCCCTCAGTTATCTCACCCCTGCTCTCCTCGCCGCCAAACCCGTGGTGATCGTTGTGCCGCCGCTGTTATTGGACTGGTTAGCCCGGCAGGAAATTCCCCGCCTACAACGCTTACTCACCACAGATCGATCCATTCAGATCCTCGACGGCAATGAGCCTGCAGACCTCGGCCCAGGGATTACCCTCATGACCCCGCCCCAATGGTTTGCGGCCATGACAGGCGATCGCCCTTTGCCAGCGGTGACAACGATTCTTAATCCTGCCGATGAGCTGTGGCGGTGGGCCCAGGATTTTTATTGCCGGCAACTGCACCTCGCGGACTGGGAAGCCTTAACAGAAACCAATCCAAGTCAGCGGGAGTTTATTCAGCGGCAATATGACCAGTTAAAGACAGCCCTCCTGAGGCGATCGCCTAATCCCTATCACTGCTATCCCCTTGATCTAAATAATCAAGACAACCTAACCGCTTGCCTGGGCTTACCCCAACTGCCTTCCCCGTGGCACACCTTTCGAGAGACTTGGCGGCAAGTAGAAAATGCTCCTTTCTGTTGGGCACAGTTGAATCGACAGAATGGACAATTTTTGCTCCAGGTGGCACCGCAGAATTTGGTCCCACTCCTCGCCCCCCTCTGGCAACGGCAGCCGACTATTTTTATCGGTGGTTTCCTCGAGGCCGAACGCCAAGCCCCCAGCTTTTCGGCCCAGATGGGTTTTGAGCCCGAACAGCTCACCTATGTGGACTTCGCCCCGCCCCGTCAACAGCATCAGGTGCGGGTTTATCTTCCCGAAAAACGCCTGCCTCTACCGAATACGCCGGAGTTTCAAGGGGCCTTATTAGCCCAATTGCGTCACCTCATCCGGAGCCATCTGCACCAAAATCGGCCCATTGTCCTGTTAATCAATGATGTGCCCCTCCAAGCTCAGATGGGTGCAGCCCTCGCGGCGGAGTTTGGGTCTCGGGTCAAGGTGGAAGTGCCTGATCCCCAGGCAGACAGCATCTTGATCTGCGGCTGGGCCTTTTGGCGATCGCTGACCGACCCCCTCTTTTATGGGCAAACCATTCACTTTCCGTTACCACAACTGCTGGCGATCGCTACCCTGCCGCTTCCCTCTCCCGAAAATCCCCTGGTGGCTGCCCGAGTCGCCCAATATAAACAAAAACGTCAGGATTGGTTCCGCCTCTACCTACTGCCCACAGCCCTCCAGGCACTGCAACGGGCCACCTACCCCCTCCACCAGGAACAGAGCATGATCGCCATTTTGGATAACCGGATCAATCACCGTGCCTATGGCAAACAAATCCTGAATGCCCTCCAGCCTTGCTCGGTCTGCAACTACTTGGAACCAGATTGGTTACAGCCTTAA
- a CDS encoding putative ATPase/GTPase, translated as MAPPIHSTDNPWDSDFRGYTQIIDVRSPAEFTEDHIPGAVNFPVLSNEERAIVGTIYKQRSPFEARKIGAALVSKNIGHHLEHHFLDQPKTFHPLIYCWRGGQRSNSFATVLSQIGWQTTLLTGGYKTYRDYVRRHLAELGQNLSLRILCGYTGSAKTKLLQALHQEHFQVLDLEAIACHRGSLLGQMWTETPQAQPSQKWFESQLLAKLKTFDPARPIWVESESKTVGNVHLPKTLWENMGRSPVVEVALPLAERVELLMAEYPHLIEQPDILKQLLGHLSAKYGKRKIQAWYDLIDGQQWPEFVSAILQEHYDPTYRQSLPRHFQMPQKTILLENLAPQSIKRFIEVIACFEP; from the coding sequence ATGGCTCCCCCAATTCACAGCACAGATAATCCTTGGGACAGCGATTTTCGAGGCTATACCCAGATTATCGATGTGCGATCGCCTGCCGAATTTACCGAGGATCATATTCCTGGAGCCGTGAACTTTCCGGTACTCAGCAACGAAGAACGGGCGATCGTCGGCACAATCTACAAACAGCGATCGCCCTTCGAGGCGCGAAAAATCGGCGCGGCCCTCGTTTCGAAAAATATTGGCCATCATTTAGAACATCACTTTTTAGACCAACCGAAAACCTTTCATCCCCTGATCTACTGCTGGCGCGGCGGCCAGCGCTCCAATAGTTTCGCCACGGTACTCAGTCAAATTGGCTGGCAAACAACGTTGCTCACCGGCGGCTACAAAACCTATCGCGACTATGTGCGGCGTCACCTCGCTGAACTGGGCCAAAATCTGTCTTTGCGCATTCTCTGTGGCTACACGGGCAGCGCCAAAACAAAATTGCTCCAAGCGCTGCACCAGGAACATTTTCAAGTTTTAGACCTGGAGGCGATCGCCTGCCATCGGGGTTCACTGCTGGGGCAAATGTGGACAGAAACTCCCCAGGCCCAACCGTCCCAAAAGTGGTTTGAATCCCAGCTTCTGGCAAAATTAAAAACCTTTGATCCAGCCCGGCCCATTTGGGTGGAATCAGAGAGCAAAACCGTTGGCAATGTCCATCTACCAAAAACCCTCTGGGAAAATATGGGGCGATCGCCCGTGGTGGAAGTGGCCCTACCCCTCGCCGAACGGGTCGAGCTACTCATGGCGGAATATCCCCATTTAATCGAGCAGCCCGACATTTTAAAACAGCTCCTCGGTCATCTCAGCGCCAAGTACGGCAAGCGCAAAATACAAGCATGGTATGACCTCATCGATGGGCAACAGTGGCCCGAGTTTGTCAGTGCCATTCTCCAGGAACATTACGACCCCACCTACCGGCAGTCGCTGCCCCGCCATTTCCAAATGCCACAAAAAACGATCCTTCTCGAGAATTTAGCGCCCCAAAGTATCAAACGGTTTATCGAGGTGATCGCCTGTTTTGAGCCATAA
- a CDS encoding ferredoxin-like protein, whose amino-acid sequence MTDVCEGIADCVEACPVACIHDGPGKNAKGTDWYWIDFDVCIDCGICVQVCPVEGAIIPEENATLQRTP is encoded by the coding sequence GTGACTGACGTTTGTGAAGGTATTGCTGATTGTGTGGAAGCTTGCCCGGTGGCTTGTATCCATGATGGCCCTGGTAAAAATGCAAAGGGGACCGATTGGTACTGGATTGATTTTGATGTGTGTATTGACTGCGGCATTTGTGTGCAGGTGTGCCCAGTGGAAGGGGCCATTATTCCTGAAGAAAATGCGACATTGCAACGTACGCCCTAG
- a CDS encoding hypothetical protein (conserved hypothetical protein), with protein sequence MAGFGDLVQKAFYLGVGAASLAAEKAGSTIQELREQAQTLADEMVQKGEMNAEEAKKFVNDMVKQAQQRVPQQTTAESTGKEPKEPRRIEILDDDEASDNQAAMDEAERLRREVEALQAELKNLKK encoded by the coding sequence ATGGCTGGCTTCGGTGATTTAGTACAAAAAGCGTTTTACCTAGGGGTCGGTGCGGCTTCCCTCGCGGCCGAAAAAGCCGGATCCACCATCCAGGAGCTACGGGAACAGGCCCAGACCCTGGCCGATGAAATGGTGCAAAAAGGGGAGATGAACGCCGAGGAAGCAAAAAAATTTGTCAATGATATGGTCAAGCAGGCCCAGCAGCGGGTTCCCCAGCAGACCACCGCAGAATCGACGGGCAAAGAACCCAAAGAACCGCGCCGTATCGAAATTCTCGATGATGACGAAGCCTCTGATAATCAGGCGGCGATGGACGAAGCGGAACGGCTGCGGCGGGAAGTAGAGGCGCTCCAGGCAGAATTGAAAAATTTGAAAAAGTAA